Proteins encoded together in one Bradyrhizobium sp. PSBB068 window:
- a CDS encoding glutaminyl-peptide cyclotransferase, protein MKTSEAEIIREYAFEGVESVGGVSFDGEQVWFAAGGRLVAFDPDSGNTTRSLDIAAHAGTAFDGKHLYQIAEDRILKIEPNSGRVVSTIPSPGGGRDSGLAWAEGSLWVGQYRDRTIVQVDPETGKVIRTIESNRFVTGVSWVDGELWHGTWEEEQSDVRRIDPQTGEVMERLEMPKGVFVSGLESDGKDRFFCGSGSTNNKVRAIRRPKRSRA, encoded by the coding sequence ATGAAGACGTCCGAAGCCGAGATCATCCGGGAATATGCCTTCGAAGGCGTCGAGAGCGTCGGCGGCGTCAGCTTCGACGGCGAGCAGGTGTGGTTCGCGGCCGGCGGCCGGCTGGTCGCGTTCGATCCCGACAGCGGCAACACCACCCGCAGCCTCGACATCGCGGCCCATGCCGGCACCGCCTTCGACGGCAAGCACCTCTATCAGATCGCCGAGGACCGCATCCTGAAGATCGAGCCGAACAGCGGACGCGTGGTGTCGACGATCCCCTCGCCCGGCGGCGGCCGCGACTCGGGTCTCGCCTGGGCTGAAGGCTCGCTGTGGGTCGGCCAGTATCGCGACCGCACCATCGTTCAGGTCGATCCGGAAACCGGCAAGGTCATTCGCACCATCGAAAGCAACCGCTTCGTCACCGGCGTCTCCTGGGTCGATGGCGAACTCTGGCACGGCACCTGGGAAGAGGAGCAGAGCGACGTCAGGCGGATCGACCCGCAGACCGGCGAGGTCATGGAGCGGCTGGAAATGCCGAAGGGCGTGTTCGTCTCCGGGCTCGAGTCCGACGGCAAGGACCGCTTCTTCTGCGGCAGCGGCTCGACCAACAACAAGGTGCGCGCCATCAGGCGGCCGAAACGCAGCCGCGCGTAA
- a CDS encoding MFS transporter, with protein sequence MANSTYRWVIVAAGGLLGCVAIGGMFSLPVFLQPMARETGWSVTGISSAMTIGFLAMAFTSMAWGTLSDRFGPLPVVLTGSVVLTASLALASRAPSLLAFQFMFGGLVGAATAAIFAPMMACVAGWFDTHRSIAVSLVSAGMGMAPMTMSPLAAWLISHHDWRTAMLIVSGVVGAIMIPVSLLVRRPPALQDDHVAVASENGEPAMSLAQALRSPQFIILITTNFFCCATHSGPIIHTVSYAVTCGIPLVAAVTIYSVEGLAGMGGRIAFGLLGDRFGAKRVLVLGLLAQAFGALGYVFVRELAAFYAVAAIFGFIYAGTMPLYSVLIRENFPLRMMGTVIGGTAMAGSLGMATGPLAGGLIYDTFASYTWLYVGSWATGLGAFLIMMTFRPMASARPTAVPASA encoded by the coding sequence TTGTCGCGGCCGGCGGCCTGCTCGGCTGCGTCGCGATCGGCGGCATGTTCTCGTTACCCGTATTCCTGCAGCCGATGGCGCGCGAGACCGGCTGGTCGGTGACCGGGATATCGAGCGCGATGACGATCGGCTTCCTCGCAATGGCCTTCACCAGCATGGCCTGGGGCACGCTGTCCGACCGCTTCGGGCCGCTCCCGGTCGTGCTGACCGGATCGGTGGTGCTCACCGCGAGCCTTGCGCTGGCAAGTCGGGCACCATCGCTGCTGGCATTTCAGTTCATGTTCGGCGGGCTGGTCGGTGCTGCGACGGCCGCAATCTTCGCCCCGATGATGGCCTGCGTCGCCGGCTGGTTCGACACCCATCGCAGCATCGCCGTTTCGCTGGTGTCGGCCGGCATGGGCATGGCGCCGATGACGATGTCGCCGCTCGCGGCCTGGTTGATCTCCCACCACGACTGGCGGACCGCGATGCTGATCGTCTCGGGCGTGGTCGGCGCGATCATGATCCCGGTGTCGTTGCTGGTGCGCCGCCCGCCGGCGCTGCAAGATGACCACGTGGCGGTGGCTTCCGAGAACGGGGAGCCGGCGATGTCGCTGGCGCAGGCGCTGCGCTCGCCGCAATTCATCATCCTGATCACCACCAATTTCTTCTGCTGCGCCACCCATTCCGGCCCGATCATCCACACGGTGAGCTACGCGGTCACCTGCGGCATTCCGCTGGTCGCCGCGGTGACGATCTACAGCGTGGAAGGGCTTGCCGGCATGGGCGGCCGCATCGCCTTCGGCCTGCTCGGCGACCGCTTCGGCGCCAAGCGCGTGCTGGTACTCGGGCTGCTGGCGCAGGCATTCGGCGCGCTCGGTTATGTCTTCGTGCGCGAACTGGCCGCGTTCTACGCAGTCGCGGCAATCTTCGGCTTCATCTATGCCGGCACCATGCCGCTGTATTCCGTGCTGATCCGCGAGAACTTCCCGCTGCGCATGATGGGCACCGTGATCGGCGGCACCGCGATGGCGGGCAGTCTCGGCATGGCGACCGGACCGCTCGCCGGTGGCCTGATCTACGATACCTTTGCGAGCTACACGTGGCTCTATGTCGGCTCCTGGGCAACGGGCCTCGGCGCGTTCCTGATCATGATGACCTTCCGGCCGATGGCATCGGCGCGGCCCACTGCGGTGCCGGCGTCGGCGTAA